One genomic region from Cellulomonas hominis encodes:
- a CDS encoding carbohydrate ABC transporter permease translates to MSTAQAVRSRKRAYRAPAPLGGRGAGRAPARTPRGGRRRTRTALAFLAPALLVLGVFVVWPMISALQMSFTDASGFGQAEWVGLENYTRIFTDPDILDAVGNTVLYAVLFTPTAVIVALALALLLNDPRLPFRGLFRTALFLPFIISLAVGALAWSYLIDPQVGLLHYWLRGLGIDLGNVLQDPTLAMPAVALVAVWKNFGFYMVIFLAGLQDIPGSLYEAAKMDGAGAWSRFRHITLPMLSNTTAFVLIFALIAALQAFDQIYVMTGGGPYGSTQTVVMEIYESGFRKLELGFASALSYVLLLATLVLSLVQFVFFGRREEER, encoded by the coding sequence ATGAGCACCGCGCAGGCAGTCCGCTCGCGCAAGCGCGCCTACCGCGCCCCCGCCCCCCTGGGCGGCCGCGGCGCCGGCCGGGCACCCGCCCGCACCCCGCGCGGCGGCCGCCGCCGCACCCGCACCGCCCTGGCGTTCCTCGCACCCGCGCTGCTGGTCCTCGGCGTCTTCGTCGTCTGGCCGATGATCTCGGCGCTGCAGATGTCCTTCACCGACGCCAGCGGCTTCGGGCAGGCCGAGTGGGTCGGGCTGGAGAACTACACCCGCATCTTCACCGACCCGGACATCCTCGACGCCGTCGGCAACACCGTGCTGTACGCGGTGCTGTTCACCCCGACCGCGGTGATCGTGGCGCTGGCCCTCGCCCTGCTGCTCAACGACCCGCGGCTGCCGTTCCGCGGCCTGTTCCGGACGGCCCTGTTCCTGCCGTTCATCATCTCGCTCGCCGTGGGCGCGCTGGCGTGGTCGTACCTCATCGACCCGCAGGTCGGGCTGCTGCACTACTGGCTGCGCGGCCTCGGGATCGACCTCGGCAACGTGCTGCAGGACCCGACGCTCGCCATGCCGGCCGTCGCGCTGGTCGCCGTGTGGAAGAACTTCGGGTTCTACATGGTGATCTTCCTGGCCGGGCTCCAGGACATCCCGGGCTCGCTGTACGAGGCCGCCAAGATGGACGGCGCCGGCGCCTGGTCCCGGTTCCGGCACATCACGCTGCCGATGCTGTCGAACACCACCGCGTTCGTGCTGATCTTCGCGCTCATCGCGGCCCTGCAGGCGTTCGACCAGATCTACGTCATGACCGGCGGCGGCCCGTACGGCAGCACCCAGACCGTCGTCATGGAGATCTACGAGTCCGGGTTCCGCAAGCTCGAGCTCGGGTTCGCCTCCGCCCTGTCCTACGTGCTGCTGCTCGCCACGCTCGTGCTCAGCCTCGTCCAGTTCGTGTTCTTCGGCCGCCGCGAGGAGGAGCGCTGA
- a CDS encoding ABC transporter substrate-binding protein, whose protein sequence is MKRTPALLAAPVCLMLALTACSGGGGSSSGSDGPVELTFWHGYTEADGDVLEQIVEDFNAAHDGEIAITTEVNPWDVIDDTFLPALSADNGPELVAMPAERLPVYADRGAFVDLDDFYAGDEATPDLNQGALDMVTVDGTAYGVPTGFVPLTMFYNKALFAQAGVEVPTTWDEWVAAAEALTVDQDGDGTPEQYGLVLTDHATVGNGVWPTLFYGNGGAIVEDGEAVIDSPENAETLEFWHDAIAATQLSPTGVDGIAGDGLYSSGRVGMYIGGPWMASISEENGIDYGIAPIPAGPETQAASAIGVAMALTEQADQAQQEAAQEFFRYFLAHEQAVTWSLGSGWPPLRTDVTTDEVDENPVVAALTEQAELGRPLLPGVVNSTDVLTAVDDLTQRAMAGEPVDELLAEAQTAVQAALDD, encoded by the coding sequence ATGAAGCGCACACCCGCACTCCTGGCCGCCCCGGTCTGCCTGATGCTCGCCCTCACGGCGTGCTCCGGCGGTGGCGGCTCCTCGTCCGGCTCGGACGGTCCGGTCGAGCTGACGTTCTGGCACGGCTACACCGAGGCCGACGGCGACGTGCTCGAGCAGATCGTCGAGGACTTCAACGCCGCGCACGACGGCGAGATCGCGATCACCACCGAGGTCAACCCCTGGGACGTCATCGACGACACGTTCCTGCCGGCCCTGTCCGCCGACAACGGCCCCGAGCTCGTCGCCATGCCCGCCGAGCGTCTGCCGGTCTACGCCGACCGCGGCGCGTTCGTCGACCTGGACGACTTCTACGCCGGCGACGAGGCCACGCCCGACCTCAACCAGGGCGCCCTCGACATGGTCACCGTGGACGGCACCGCGTACGGCGTCCCCACCGGCTTCGTGCCGCTGACGATGTTCTACAACAAGGCCCTGTTCGCCCAGGCCGGCGTCGAGGTCCCGACCACCTGGGACGAGTGGGTCGCCGCCGCCGAGGCGCTGACCGTCGACCAGGACGGCGACGGCACGCCGGAGCAGTACGGCCTGGTGCTGACCGACCACGCGACCGTCGGCAACGGCGTCTGGCCGACGCTGTTCTACGGCAACGGCGGCGCGATCGTGGAGGACGGCGAGGCCGTCATCGACTCCCCGGAGAACGCCGAGACGCTCGAGTTCTGGCACGACGCGATCGCCGCCACGCAGCTCAGCCCCACCGGTGTCGACGGCATCGCGGGCGACGGCCTGTACTCCAGCGGCCGCGTCGGCATGTACATCGGCGGTCCGTGGATGGCGTCGATCTCCGAGGAGAACGGCATCGACTACGGCATCGCCCCGATCCCGGCCGGCCCCGAGACCCAGGCCGCGTCCGCGATCGGCGTCGCCATGGCCCTCACCGAGCAGGCCGACCAGGCCCAGCAGGAGGCCGCGCAGGAGTTCTTCCGCTACTTCCTGGCGCACGAGCAGGCCGTCACGTGGTCCCTCGGCTCCGGCTGGCCGCCCCTGCGCACCGACGTGACCACGGACGAGGTCGACGAGAACCCCGTGGTCGCGGCGCTCACCGAGCAGGCCGAGCTCGGCCGCCCGCTGCTGCCCGGCGTCGTGAACAGCACCGACGTGCTCACCGCGGTCGACGACCTGACCCAGCGCGCGATGGCCGGCGAGCCGGTCGACGAGCTGCTGGCCGAGGCCCAGACCGCCGTCCAGGCCGCGCTGGACGACTGA
- a CDS encoding LacI family DNA-binding transcriptional regulator encodes MAAHAGEGPAPTLRDVAEVAGVSFKTVSNVLNDHPQVREATRARVLAAVEQLGYRPNLSARNLRRGHSGVIGLAVPELSQAFFAQLADDVIHTAAARGLVVLVEQTGGDRERELEALRSPRLSLTDGLLLAPFGLTEEDARAAAPGAPLVVLGEPLFPGAVDHVTMQHEAAARAATEHLLGLGRRRVLLLGAHAGETTSVAGLRHAGYVAALAAAGIPVDDALVVPIEIWDRPNGARAMAAALDAGTRMDAVFAMNDDLALGALRSLQERGLRVPQDVALVGFDDVADGRFTYPSLTTVEPGRHDVARLAVEYLQERIADRRAGELAPRVIAPDFRLVVRESTTL; translated from the coding sequence GTGGCAGCGCACGCAGGGGAGGGACCGGCGCCCACGCTCCGCGACGTCGCGGAGGTCGCCGGGGTCTCGTTCAAGACGGTCTCCAACGTCCTCAACGACCACCCGCAGGTCCGGGAGGCGACCCGCGCGCGGGTGCTCGCGGCCGTCGAGCAGCTCGGCTACCGGCCGAACCTGTCCGCCCGGAACCTGCGCCGGGGCCACAGCGGCGTGATCGGCCTGGCCGTCCCCGAGCTGAGCCAGGCGTTCTTCGCCCAGCTCGCCGACGACGTCATCCACACCGCCGCCGCCCGCGGGCTGGTCGTGCTGGTCGAGCAGACCGGCGGCGACCGGGAGCGGGAGCTCGAGGCGCTGCGCAGCCCGCGGCTGTCGCTGACCGACGGCCTGCTGCTCGCCCCGTTCGGCCTGACCGAGGAGGACGCCCGGGCCGCCGCCCCGGGCGCGCCGCTGGTCGTGCTGGGCGAGCCGCTGTTCCCCGGCGCCGTCGACCACGTGACGATGCAGCACGAGGCGGCGGCGCGCGCGGCGACCGAGCACCTGCTCGGGCTCGGCCGGCGGCGGGTGCTGCTGCTCGGTGCGCACGCCGGCGAGACCACCAGCGTCGCCGGGCTGCGGCACGCCGGGTACGTGGCGGCGCTCGCGGCCGCCGGGATCCCGGTGGACGACGCGCTCGTCGTGCCGATCGAGATCTGGGACCGGCCGAACGGCGCCCGGGCGATGGCCGCGGCGCTGGACGCGGGCACCCGCATGGACGCGGTGTTCGCGATGAACGACGACCTGGCGCTGGGGGCGCTGCGCTCGCTGCAGGAGCGCGGGCTCCGGGTGCCGCAGGACGTGGCGCTCGTGGGCTTCGACGACGTGGCCGACGGCCGGTTCACCTACCCGAGCCTGACCACGGTGGAGCCCGGGCGGCACGACGTCGCGCGGCTGGCGGTGGAGTACCTGCAGGAGCGGATCGCGGACCGCCGGGCCGGCGAGCTCGCCCCGCGCGTCATCGCCCCGGACTTCCGGCTGGTGGTCCGGGAGTCCACGACGCTCTGA
- a CDS encoding family 43 glycosylhydrolase — MPIPNPIVLQRADPSVLRHEGTYWFTASHPQYDRIVLRRADRLEDLQAAEEVTIWERHADGPQSHLIWAPELHRVGDAWYVYYAAAPDAVGRADAPGAAETFNHRVFVLENTAADPLAGAWTERGQVDTGWESFALDATTFVLDGTQYLVWAQQDVAVRGHSNLYIAPMADPWTLAGPAVLLSRPEHDWEVAGFWVNEGPSVLVRGGRVWLTYSGAATGPEYAMGLLTADAGADLLDPASWTKSPDPVFVSDPDAGQYGPGHNSFTETPDGEVVLVYHARTYTQIEGDPLWDPNRHARAQVLPFDAAGRPVWGRPVPDTRPVPASTTLLRPDGTPPD; from the coding sequence GTGCCGATCCCGAACCCGATCGTCCTGCAGCGGGCCGACCCGTCCGTCCTCCGGCACGAGGGCACCTACTGGTTCACGGCCTCGCACCCGCAGTACGACCGCATCGTGCTGCGCCGGGCCGACCGCCTCGAGGACCTCCAGGCGGCCGAGGAGGTGACGATCTGGGAGCGGCACGCCGACGGGCCGCAGTCGCACCTCATCTGGGCGCCCGAGCTCCACCGCGTCGGCGACGCCTGGTACGTCTACTACGCCGCCGCCCCCGACGCGGTCGGCCGGGCCGACGCCCCCGGCGCCGCCGAGACGTTCAACCACCGGGTCTTCGTGCTGGAGAACACCGCCGCCGACCCGCTCGCCGGCGCCTGGACCGAGCGCGGTCAGGTCGACACCGGGTGGGAGTCGTTCGCGCTCGACGCCACGACGTTCGTCCTCGACGGCACGCAGTACCTGGTCTGGGCGCAGCAGGACGTCGCGGTCCGCGGGCACTCGAACCTCTACATCGCGCCGATGGCGGACCCGTGGACGCTGGCCGGGCCGGCGGTGCTGCTCAGCCGGCCGGAGCACGACTGGGAGGTCGCCGGGTTCTGGGTGAACGAGGGGCCGTCGGTGCTCGTCCGCGGGGGCCGGGTCTGGCTGACCTACTCCGGCGCGGCCACCGGGCCCGAGTACGCGATGGGCCTGCTCACCGCCGACGCCGGCGCCGACCTGCTCGACCCCGCGTCCTGGACCAAGAGCCCCGACCCGGTGTTCGTCAGCGACCCGGACGCCGGGCAGTACGGGCCGGGGCACAACTCGTTCACGGAGACCCCCGACGGCGAGGTCGTGCTCGTCTACCACGCCCGGACGTACACCCAGATCGAGGGCGACCCGCTGTGGGACCCGAACCGCCACGCGCGGGCGCAGGTGCTCCCGTTCGACGCGGCCGGCCGCCCCGTCTGGGGCCGTCCGGTCCCGGACACCCGCCCGGTCCCGGCGTCGACGACGCTCCTCCGCCCGGACGGCACCCCGCCGGACTAG
- a CDS encoding SdrD B-like domain-containing protein, translating into MQNRQGAVLAAGRAGWWSRGWALALVVVLALVAAVAGAPAGARAADEPRAVLSVAKSVSAATARPGDRVTWAIDVTCESIVTMCADVVLDDLVPAPFLLEAGDVSVQGQRTGTADVSVQDRAVRVAFRESDAGRPGALGLAAGQSVSVLLQTTLPAGLPLSWDGSTVVNTADVTGSNADPASDDASLAIVVPVQPAVGVTKSWSPADQVAGDAADTTLALGVTNRSPVPATDLSLTDPAAGTPAAFGPGTPVELRGFGPWTAPAGATTLTVDLVTATGTTTLGPFAPGEAVDASGVDLAAVTGVVARFAGADGTAAIEPGAAGSLAVVVGQNGTAPRDAVTRVPNTAAGAVRTPSGDADATASAELQINPVTVEVTAGKTFENRTQAQVVAGAEPVVRLTATNSSNTTLRDLTLREPASGTEPFGSTADGLLGVLGLGVDGTGTGAAADWPQGAVDAVVRLTGDGPGLPLEVTVPAPAAGGAVAWPAVPAGATVTGLTVTYRGAMPPGARAVLPLRAATDPAWPTTRGYANEVAVGGTAADGTPAAERTATATLTVVPRQVVTTTSKTLTQQANGEQVTGAVGQELVARLTGRISADTTVPVGRLVVEDVAGPDSTLWDAAALDRLGSVAVPGGSRAEVLVRVGGTWQSVAGPTADATALLDLAVPAGTDGVRVVYTPEAPDGTLPTDGSFAPVVALVLRLTEERAPGTPLANTATTTGEGTGDGAGLTGTSGAGTQVTPGPGTTPVDIRQVDASKSWRDAAALIGVGNADAADGDRPANRLTMRVQNVTGIPVGTLRLVDPDPQVAANAFDHVDLTGLTVTAPAGTTSLRVVLRDADGTVRHTLTSTAAVAALTRADLADVTQVEARADGTLPDGATLTVVAATELRQATRSGSPITGTADAPASTTLVNTLRGDLGPGTPDDAARADTVLYPEALQPLDGALAKSVSPSTVMRYAAEERTVRLALSARRTSDAAVSRPAQYVLEDVTPEFWDAVDLVGLQALTGITEADGTGWTAAVEYLVAGEWTPAVTSELRPGTAAAKPALPEGAAALPDGVDRTAVAGVRVTFTAPAGRWFENRAVGGFEGPTALFTLSPRSTLRSTGAEVPAGTVTNVLTGTVRGEHTPAPVVLDPVTAPYTVLDGQVDATVTKSPVTTTTGPGAVIPFTLTATSTGTAPLVDPVLTDVLPADAAGALLVYDPDAYGAATVQVTPATAAAAGVEPTVTADGDGLRVTFPEGTRLLPGERVLVTVPLAVRPGTPAGAQLVNRFELTAAGGLERTATAAVDVVAMATYLRVKDVAEDLAPGQEPTGVLSTVGGDCTSADGFYRNPCLVRTAPGGTETWRLRVTNTGNLPTAAISLVDVLPHPGDTGTSRSQSTSARGSVWAPEYLGDLTVAGVPAGGTSAVSYLVGDATCRFTGDPRSADPYGDGCAADAWTPASAVDDLSAVRGLRVDVDLGADLLQPGETVTVTFRTRSATAYDRDAADVDAPAWNTMVVSTESVGTTGLVHETLEPNRAGVAVSRTYALGDRVWLDRDRDGRQGAGEPGLGGVTVELLPADGGDEPIATTVTDADGRYAFDLLPAGEYRVRFVLDDAAAARYAFTRAGAGDAAEDSDADPSTGWTAVVRLGAGEARVRPAVEGDGVAADYVDPTVDAGLVERAVQVGDLVWLDTDRDGVQDPGEPGIPGVVLRLTSPDGTEVVDVHGRPVRPVTTDADGRYLFGDLPPGRYVVTIDRVASADALREYAPTLDGAGDDPGLDSSTWTVASADLVGGQEDRTLDFGFVPSDAMQLAVRKVVAGRSDGRIAWDVTVLAAGTLDASRGFTVTDDLADDLRFVSAEGDGFACTAVGRRVTCDHDGPLAAGSQATVRVVTEVVTPGATVRNTAVVDPGGRGYRSDVLAASDTAASVAPAGELARTGSDAGWAVLAALGVLLLGVVLVTARRLRRE; encoded by the coding sequence GTGCAGAACAGGCAAGGTGCAGTGCTCGCCGCGGGGCGGGCCGGATGGTGGTCGCGCGGGTGGGCGCTGGCGCTCGTGGTGGTGCTCGCCCTGGTCGCGGCGGTGGCGGGCGCGCCCGCCGGGGCGCGGGCGGCGGACGAGCCGCGCGCGGTGCTCAGCGTCGCGAAGAGCGTGTCGGCGGCGACGGCGCGACCGGGTGACCGGGTGACGTGGGCGATCGACGTCACCTGCGAGTCCATCGTGACCATGTGCGCCGACGTCGTGCTCGACGACCTGGTGCCGGCGCCGTTCCTGCTCGAGGCCGGCGACGTGTCCGTGCAGGGCCAGCGCACCGGGACCGCCGACGTGTCGGTCCAGGACCGCGCGGTGCGGGTGGCGTTCCGGGAGTCCGACGCCGGCCGTCCCGGCGCGCTGGGCCTGGCCGCCGGGCAGAGCGTGTCCGTGCTGCTGCAGACGACGCTCCCGGCCGGCCTGCCGCTGTCCTGGGACGGCAGCACCGTGGTGAACACCGCGGACGTGACCGGCTCGAACGCCGACCCGGCGTCCGACGACGCGTCCCTCGCGATCGTCGTCCCGGTGCAGCCCGCCGTCGGCGTGACGAAGTCCTGGTCCCCGGCCGACCAGGTCGCCGGCGACGCCGCGGACACGACCCTGGCGCTGGGCGTCACGAACCGCTCGCCGGTGCCGGCGACCGACCTGTCCCTCACGGACCCCGCCGCCGGCACCCCCGCGGCGTTCGGCCCCGGGACGCCCGTCGAGCTGCGCGGGTTCGGCCCCTGGACCGCGCCCGCCGGTGCGACCACGCTGACGGTGGACCTGGTCACCGCCACCGGCACCACCACGCTCGGTCCGTTCGCCCCGGGCGAGGCGGTCGACGCCTCCGGGGTGGACCTGGCGGCGGTGACCGGCGTCGTCGCCCGGTTCGCCGGCGCCGACGGCACGGCCGCGATCGAGCCCGGGGCCGCCGGGTCGCTGGCCGTGGTCGTCGGCCAGAACGGCACCGCCCCGCGCGACGCCGTCACCCGCGTGCCCAACACGGCGGCGGGCGCGGTGCGCACCCCGTCGGGCGACGCGGACGCCACGGCCTCCGCCGAGCTGCAGATCAACCCGGTGACCGTCGAGGTCACCGCCGGCAAGACGTTCGAGAACCGCACCCAGGCCCAGGTGGTCGCGGGCGCGGAGCCGGTGGTCCGGCTGACCGCCACCAACTCCTCCAACACGACGCTCCGGGACCTCACGCTGCGCGAGCCGGCCAGCGGCACGGAGCCGTTCGGCTCCACCGCCGACGGGCTGCTCGGCGTGCTCGGCCTCGGCGTCGACGGCACCGGCACGGGCGCCGCGGCGGACTGGCCGCAGGGCGCGGTCGACGCCGTGGTCCGCCTGACCGGCGACGGCCCCGGCCTGCCGCTCGAGGTCACGGTCCCGGCCCCCGCCGCGGGCGGGGCGGTCGCCTGGCCCGCCGTCCCCGCCGGGGCGACGGTGACCGGCCTGACCGTCACCTACCGCGGCGCGATGCCGCCCGGTGCGCGCGCCGTGCTGCCGCTGCGCGCGGCCACCGACCCGGCCTGGCCGACCACGCGGGGCTACGCGAACGAGGTCGCCGTCGGCGGCACCGCCGCGGACGGCACCCCCGCCGCCGAGCGGACGGCGACCGCCACCCTCACGGTCGTGCCGCGCCAGGTCGTCACCACGACCAGCAAGACGCTCACCCAGCAGGCGAACGGCGAGCAGGTCACCGGCGCCGTCGGGCAGGAGCTCGTCGCCCGGCTGACCGGCCGGATCTCCGCGGACACCACCGTCCCGGTCGGGCGCCTGGTGGTCGAGGACGTCGCCGGCCCGGACTCGACCCTGTGGGACGCGGCCGCCCTCGACCGGCTCGGCTCCGTGGCGGTCCCGGGCGGCTCGCGGGCCGAGGTGCTGGTCCGGGTCGGCGGGACGTGGCAGTCCGTCGCCGGGCCGACCGCCGACGCGACCGCGCTGCTCGACCTCGCGGTCCCGGCCGGCACCGACGGCGTGCGCGTCGTCTACACGCCGGAGGCCCCGGACGGCACCCTGCCGACCGACGGCTCGTTCGCGCCGGTGGTCGCGCTGGTGCTGCGGCTGACCGAGGAGCGCGCGCCGGGCACGCCGCTCGCCAACACGGCCACCACGACGGGCGAGGGCACCGGGGACGGCGCGGGCCTCACCGGCACGTCCGGCGCGGGCACCCAGGTCACCCCGGGTCCCGGCACGACGCCGGTGGACATCCGCCAGGTCGACGCCAGCAAGTCGTGGCGGGACGCGGCGGCGCTGATCGGCGTCGGCAACGCGGACGCCGCGGACGGCGACCGCCCCGCGAACCGGCTGACGATGCGCGTGCAGAACGTCACGGGCATCCCGGTCGGCACGCTGCGCCTGGTCGACCCCGACCCGCAGGTCGCGGCGAACGCGTTCGACCACGTCGACCTCACCGGGCTGACCGTGACCGCCCCCGCCGGCACCACGTCGCTGCGCGTCGTGCTGCGGGACGCCGACGGCACCGTGCGGCACACCCTCACCTCGACGGCGGCCGTCGCGGCGCTCACCCGCGCCGACCTCGCCGACGTCACCCAGGTGGAGGCGCGCGCGGACGGCACCCTCCCGGACGGCGCGACGCTGACCGTCGTCGCGGCCACCGAGCTCCGGCAGGCCACCCGGTCCGGCTCGCCGATCACCGGCACGGCGGACGCCCCGGCGTCGACCACGCTGGTCAACACCCTGCGCGGCGACCTCGGCCCGGGCACCCCGGACGACGCGGCCCGCGCGGACACGGTGCTCTACCCGGAGGCGCTGCAGCCGCTCGACGGCGCGCTCGCCAAGTCGGTGTCGCCGTCGACGGTCATGCGCTACGCGGCCGAGGAGCGGACGGTGCGGCTCGCGCTGAGCGCCCGGCGCACGAGCGACGCCGCCGTCAGCCGGCCCGCGCAGTACGTCCTCGAGGACGTGACGCCCGAGTTCTGGGACGCGGTCGACCTGGTCGGCCTCCAGGCGCTGACGGGCATCACCGAGGCCGACGGCACCGGGTGGACCGCCGCCGTCGAGTACCTCGTCGCCGGCGAGTGGACCCCGGCGGTGACCTCCGAGCTCCGGCCCGGGACGGCCGCCGCCAAGCCGGCGCTGCCCGAGGGCGCCGCGGCGCTCCCGGACGGCGTGGACCGCACCGCCGTCGCCGGCGTGCGGGTGACGTTCACCGCGCCCGCCGGGCGGTGGTTCGAGAACCGCGCCGTGGGCGGCTTCGAGGGACCGACCGCGCTGTTCACCCTGTCCCCGCGCAGCACGCTGCGCAGCACGGGCGCCGAGGTGCCCGCCGGGACGGTGACCAACGTGCTGACCGGGACCGTCCGCGGCGAGCACACGCCCGCGCCGGTGGTCCTGGACCCGGTCACCGCGCCGTACACCGTGCTCGACGGGCAGGTCGACGCGACCGTGACCAAGTCGCCCGTCACCACGACGACCGGCCCCGGGGCGGTCATCCCGTTCACCCTGACCGCGACCAGCACCGGCACCGCGCCGCTGGTCGACCCCGTGCTCACCGACGTGCTGCCGGCCGACGCCGCGGGGGCGCTGCTGGTCTACGACCCGGACGCGTACGGCGCGGCGACGGTGCAGGTGACGCCCGCGACCGCCGCGGCCGCCGGCGTCGAGCCGACCGTGACGGCCGACGGCGACGGGCTGCGGGTGACGTTCCCCGAGGGCACGCGGCTGCTGCCCGGGGAGCGGGTGCTCGTGACGGTCCCGCTCGCGGTCCGGCCCGGCACGCCCGCGGGCGCGCAGCTGGTCAACCGGTTCGAGCTCACGGCGGCCGGTGGCCTCGAGCGCACGGCCACGGCCGCGGTCGACGTCGTCGCGATGGCCACGTACCTGCGGGTCAAGGACGTCGCGGAGGACCTCGCCCCCGGCCAGGAGCCGACCGGCGTGCTCAGCACGGTCGGCGGCGACTGCACCTCCGCCGACGGCTTCTACCGGAACCCGTGCCTGGTCCGCACCGCCCCCGGCGGCACCGAGACCTGGCGGCTGCGGGTGACGAACACCGGCAACCTGCCGACGGCGGCGATCTCGCTGGTCGACGTGCTGCCGCACCCGGGCGACACCGGGACGTCGCGGTCGCAGAGCACCAGCGCCCGCGGCAGCGTGTGGGCGCCCGAGTACCTGGGCGACCTCACGGTGGCCGGCGTGCCCGCCGGCGGCACCTCCGCGGTGTCGTACCTGGTGGGCGACGCGACGTGCCGGTTCACCGGCGACCCGCGGTCCGCCGACCCGTACGGCGACGGCTGCGCGGCCGACGCGTGGACCCCCGCGTCCGCCGTCGACGACCTGTCCGCGGTCCGCGGGCTCCGGGTGGACGTCGACCTGGGCGCGGACCTGCTGCAGCCGGGCGAGACGGTCACCGTCACCTTCCGCACCCGGTCCGCGACCGCCTACGACCGGGACGCCGCGGACGTCGACGCCCCGGCCTGGAACACGATGGTCGTCAGCACCGAATCGGTCGGGACGACGGGGCTGGTGCACGAGACGCTCGAGCCGAACCGGGCGGGCGTCGCGGTGAGCCGGACGTACGCGCTCGGCGACCGGGTGTGGCTCGACCGGGACCGGGACGGCCGCCAGGGCGCGGGCGAGCCGGGGCTCGGGGGCGTCACCGTCGAGCTGCTGCCGGCGGACGGCGGCGACGAGCCGATCGCCACGACGGTGACCGACGCCGACGGCCGGTACGCCTTCGACCTGCTGCCGGCCGGGGAGTACCGCGTGCGGTTCGTCCTGGACGACGCGGCGGCGGCGCGGTACGCGTTCACCCGGGCCGGCGCCGGCGACGCCGCCGAGGACTCCGACGCCGACCCGTCGACCGGGTGGACCGCCGTGGTCCGGCTCGGCGCCGGCGAGGCGCGGGTGCGGCCGGCGGTCGAGGGCGACGGGGTCGCCGCCGACTACGTGGACCCGACCGTGGACGCCGGGCTCGTGGAGCGTGCCGTCCAGGTCGGCGACCTGGTCTGGCTCGACACGGACCGCGACGGCGTCCAGGACCCGGGCGAGCCCGGCATCCCCGGCGTCGTGCTGCGGCTGACCTCCCCGGACGGCACCGAGGTGGTCGACGTGCACGGCCGCCCGGTCCGCCCGGTGACCACCGACGCGGACGGCCGGTACCTGTTCGGCGACCTGCCCCCGGGCCGGTACGTCGTGACGATCGACCGCGTGGCGTCCGCGGACGCGCTCCGGGAGTACGCGCCGACCCTCGACGGGGCGGGCGACGACCCGGGGCTCGACTCCTCGACGTGGACCGTCGCGTCCGCCGACCTGGTCGGCGGGCAGGAGGACCGCACGCTGGACTTCGGGTTCGTCCCGTCGGACGCGATGCAGCTCGCGGTCCGCAAGGTCGTGGCCGGCCGGTCCGACGGCCGGATCGCCTGGGACGTCACGGTGCTGGCCGCCGGCACGCTCGACGCGTCGCGCGGGTTCACGGTGACCGACGACCTCGCCGACGACCTGCGGTTCGTGTCCGCCGAGGGCGACGGCTTCGCCTGCACCGCCGTCGGCCGGCGCGTGACCTGCGACCACGACGGACCGCTCGCGGCCGGGTCGCAGGCCACGGTCCGGGTCGTCACCGAGGTGGTCACGCCCGGCGCGACCGTCCGGAACACCGCCGTCGTCGACCCGGGCGGCCGGGGCTACCGGAGCGACGTGCTCGCCGCCTCGGACACCGCCGCCTCCGTGGCGCCGGCCGGGGAGCTCGCCCGCACCGGGTCGGACGCCGGGTGGGCCGTGCTCGCCGCGCTCGGGGTGCTGCTGCTCGGGGTGGTGCTGGTGACGGCCCGCCGCCTCCGCCGGGAGTGA